The Halosimplex litoreum genome has a window encoding:
- a CDS encoding amidohydrolase, with protein sequence MTAAADLVLTNAEVHTLTEPDETAEALAVRDGRIVAVGSAFDVDHLAGVETRVRDCEGRVVLPGFVDAHTHLPMVGRRLVDADLSTADSPAEAVELLAARAAELEADEGPDREWVLGFGYDESAWDDDRYLTATDLDEVSADRPVAAIREDMHLASLDSVGLDRLRGEMPDADVRTRAGEPTGVVVEDALDALWDAVEPDRPAMRQAIHAATERATELGVVGVHDMVRRSEAPAVYRELDRVGELPIRVRLNYWSDHLDAVEELGLRTNHGSDRVRTGAIKTYTDGSIGGHTAKLSEPYADADSNGGNDGDGADSGGGDRGQWVVDPEELRALVTRADAADLQVAVHAIGDEAVRETLDALETADGARHRIEHAEVLTDDLVERIAESEVVASMQPNFLKWARADGLYATRLGEQRRLASNRFSDLLDAGADLAFGSDCMPLDPLFGIQQAATAPDERQRLSVTEALRAYTGGAAYAGFDEDRLGTVETGKLADLVVLDRSPWAVDPTAIADIDVRTTLVGGEVVFDRDGVR encoded by the coding sequence ATGACAGCGGCCGCCGATCTCGTCCTCACGAACGCGGAGGTACACACGCTCACCGAACCGGACGAGACCGCCGAGGCCCTCGCCGTCCGCGACGGTCGGATCGTCGCGGTCGGGTCGGCCTTCGACGTGGACCACCTCGCAGGCGTCGAGACGCGGGTCCGCGACTGCGAGGGCCGGGTCGTCCTCCCCGGCTTCGTCGACGCCCACACGCACCTGCCGATGGTCGGGCGCCGGCTCGTCGACGCCGACCTCTCGACGGCCGATTCGCCCGCCGAGGCGGTCGAGTTGCTCGCGGCCCGCGCGGCCGAACTCGAAGCCGACGAGGGACCGGACCGGGAGTGGGTGCTGGGCTTCGGGTACGACGAGAGCGCGTGGGACGACGACCGCTACCTGACCGCGACGGACCTCGACGAGGTGAGCGCGGACCGTCCCGTCGCCGCCATCCGGGAGGACATGCACCTCGCGTCGCTCGATTCGGTCGGCCTCGACCGCCTGCGCGGCGAGATGCCCGACGCCGACGTACGCACCCGGGCGGGCGAACCGACCGGCGTGGTCGTCGAGGACGCCCTCGACGCGCTGTGGGACGCCGTCGAACCCGACCGGCCGGCGATGCGGCAGGCGATTCACGCCGCCACCGAACGGGCGACCGAACTCGGCGTCGTCGGCGTCCACGACATGGTCCGTCGCTCGGAGGCGCCCGCCGTCTATCGCGAACTCGACCGGGTGGGCGAGCTTCCGATCCGCGTTCGACTGAACTACTGGAGCGACCACCTCGACGCGGTCGAAGAGCTGGGCCTCCGGACCAACCACGGGAGCGACCGCGTCCGGACGGGCGCGATCAAGACCTACACCGACGGCTCCATCGGCGGCCACACCGCCAAGCTCTCCGAACCGTACGCCGACGCCGACTCGAACGGCGGAAACGACGGGGACGGCGCCGACAGCGGAGGCGGTGACCGCGGCCAGTGGGTCGTCGACCCCGAGGAACTCCGGGCTCTGGTCACCCGTGCCGACGCGGCGGATCTGCAGGTCGCCGTCCACGCCATCGGCGACGAGGCGGTCCGGGAGACGCTGGACGCCCTGGAAACCGCCGACGGCGCCCGCCACCGGATCGAACACGCCGAGGTGCTGACCGACGACCTGGTCGAGCGCATCGCCGAGAGCGAGGTCGTCGCGTCGATGCAGCCGAACTTTCTGAAGTGGGCGCGGGCGGACGGCCTCTACGCGACCCGACTCGGCGAGCAGCGTCGACTGGCCTCGAACCGCTTTTCGGACCTGCTCGACGCGGGCGCGGACCTGGCGTTCGGGAGCGACTGCATGCCGCTGGACCCGCTGTTCGGCATCCAGCAGGCGGCGACCGCCCCCGACGAGCGCCAGCGCCTCTCGGTGACCGAAGCGCTGCGGGCGTACACCGGTGGCGCCGCGTACGCGGGCTTCGACGAGGACCGCCTCGGTACCGTCGAGACGGGCAAACTCGCCGACCTAGTCGTCCTCGACCGGTCGCCGTGGGCCGTCGACCCCACCGCGATCGCCGATATCGACGTGCGAACGACGCTCGTCGGCGGCGAAGTCGTCTTCGACCGTGACGGCGTGCGGTGA
- a CDS encoding aldo/keto reductase → MNQRELGDSGVEVSEVGFGAWVVGTDWWGDRTREQAVDMLHHAVDRGITYFDTGDVYGHGDSEELVGEALGEYREEVTISTKVGYDFYNNPQAGHGELPKRVDPEWVETALDRSLDRLDMEYVDHLMLHNADVDEVDAEVLETLDALEESGRVDSVGWALGPSIGWLAEAENAVEEGFDAVQLVFNVFEQTPGRHTLETIRELDAETSVIPRVPHSSGLLNEQVTPETELGKGDHRAHRPDEWYETGWEKVEALRFLEDPEGVEGVRTMAQASIRWLLGHDEVATVTPTFRTTDDIDEWAGAADVPPLSDEEMDRVEELYQSNFGVDRDDGMDALRSSVGGTDLEGLDKQAAGD, encoded by the coding sequence ATGAACCAGCGCGAACTCGGCGATTCGGGCGTCGAAGTCAGCGAGGTCGGCTTCGGGGCGTGGGTCGTCGGCACCGACTGGTGGGGCGACCGCACGCGCGAGCAAGCCGTCGACATGCTCCACCACGCCGTCGACCGCGGGATCACGTACTTCGACACCGGCGACGTGTACGGTCACGGCGACAGCGAGGAACTCGTCGGCGAGGCACTCGGCGAGTACCGCGAGGAGGTCACGATTTCGACGAAAGTCGGCTACGACTTCTACAACAACCCCCAGGCCGGCCACGGGGAACTTCCCAAGCGCGTCGACCCCGAGTGGGTCGAGACGGCTCTGGACCGCTCGCTCGACCGGCTCGACATGGAGTACGTCGACCACCTGATGCTGCACAACGCCGACGTCGACGAGGTCGACGCCGAGGTGCTGGAGACCCTCGACGCGCTCGAGGAGTCCGGTCGCGTCGACTCCGTCGGCTGGGCGCTCGGTCCCTCGATCGGCTGGCTCGCCGAAGCGGAGAACGCGGTCGAGGAGGGCTTCGACGCGGTACAACTGGTGTTCAACGTCTTCGAGCAGACGCCCGGCCGCCACACGCTCGAAACCATCCGCGAGCTGGACGCCGAGACGAGCGTCATCCCGCGGGTGCCCCACTCGTCGGGGCTGTTGAACGAGCAGGTCACGCCCGAGACGGAACTCGGCAAAGGCGACCACCGCGCCCACCGACCCGACGAGTGGTACGAGACGGGCTGGGAGAAGGTCGAAGCGCTGCGCTTCCTCGAAGACCCGGAGGGCGTCGAAGGGGTGCGGACGATGGCCCAGGCGTCGATCCGCTGGCTCCTCGGTCACGACGAGGTTGCGACGGTCACCCCAACCTTCCGCACGACCGACGACATCGACGAGTGGGCCGGTGCCGCCGACGTACCGCCGCTCTCCGACGAGGAGATGGACCGCGTCGAGGAGCTGTACCAGTCGAACTTCGGCGTCGACCGCGACGACGGCATGGACGCGCTGCGCTCGTCGGTCGGCGGCACCGACCTCGAGGGTCTCGACAAGCAGGCTGCCGGGGACTGA
- a CDS encoding phosphotransferase family protein, protein MVDGDEAVETALADAFPTRRVEELSGVGPSWNDANRTVRVDFADGETAFLKVAVDGDGSRIATERAVIPYVDGRCDVTVPTVLATGDAGSTPYLATAPMDGANFHRPWADWSTDEREREIERVGAALAGVHAREFDRHGRIVGGGAGGLTVETDSWTETLVAEIERERALASTDRYDHYFDAVVEAVRANAGVLDPAPAALVHGDPAMPNAFRTDDTIGFIDWEIAHVGDPARELYRVEDRLTDAGDVADPDRLLAAFREGYRRRAGSLPSGRGERASVYDAVRLLGTAGFFDKHVEHVEESPAEAAEWLEREMERRLDALR, encoded by the coding sequence ATGGTCGACGGAGACGAGGCGGTCGAGACGGCGCTGGCGGACGCGTTCCCGACCCGTCGGGTCGAGGAGCTGTCCGGAGTCGGTCCCTCCTGGAACGACGCGAACCGGACGGTTCGGGTCGACTTCGCCGACGGCGAGACGGCTTTCCTGAAAGTCGCCGTCGACGGCGACGGGTCGCGGATCGCCACCGAGCGCGCGGTGATCCCGTACGTGGACGGTCGCTGCGACGTGACGGTTCCGACGGTACTCGCGACGGGGGACGCGGGGTCGACGCCGTATCTCGCCACCGCACCGATGGACGGCGCGAACTTCCACCGGCCCTGGGCCGACTGGTCGACCGACGAGCGCGAACGCGAGATCGAGCGCGTCGGCGCGGCGCTCGCGGGGGTACACGCCCGTGAGTTCGACCGCCATGGGCGGATCGTCGGTGGCGGCGCGGGGGGACTCACGGTCGAGACCGACTCGTGGACGGAGACGCTGGTCGCGGAGATCGAGCGGGAGCGAGCGCTGGCCTCGACCGACCGCTACGACCACTACTTCGATGCGGTGGTCGAGGCGGTCCGAGCGAACGCCGGGGTGCTCGACCCCGCACCGGCCGCGCTCGTCCACGGCGACCCCGCGATGCCGAACGCGTTCCGGACCGACGACACGATCGGGTTCATCGACTGGGAGATCGCACACGTCGGCGACCCCGCTCGCGAGCTCTATCGGGTCGAAGACCGGCTGACCGACGCGGGCGACGTCGCCGATCCCGACCGCTTGTTGGCCGCGTTTCGCGAGGGGTACCGCCGCCGTGCCGGATCGTTGCCGTCGGGCCGTGGAGAACGCGCGTCGGTGTACGACGCGGTCCGACTGCTCGGGACGGCCGGCTTCTTCGACAAACACGTCGAGCACGTCGAGGAGTCGCCCGCGGAGGCAGCCGAGTGGCTCGAACGCGAGATGGAGCGACGGCTCGACGCACTCCGGTGA
- a CDS encoding CocE/NonD family hydrolase has translation MTDQSNASDGEGAAGTASTGSVSRRRLLASVTTAVGASAVAGRAYATPVGGADGTADTGAAIREEAWVETGVDTDGDGTPDRIHVRVSYPEGATDGDRPPVIAVASPYHGEQTHGDATTAMYYDRSVAPTPDDASGTDGGTATATSEAATLGDPTAAGGPSPAHSPLGDAANPHRRTERRYLPQGYAVARVSSLGTARSTGCYTAAGPPTVAALESVVDWFNGRATAYDAPEGGKRVAAEWTNGRTGMIGASALGELANGTATTGVEGLETIVPQSANVGQYGLFRSNGTPISVVPDATEGMTDIGTWIQASNALRDDCDRWTDRAEAGQDLATGDYNDFWHERTYLADADAVDCSVLIAHAVDDPIVKPNNAADWYETLAARDLALKLWLYEGGHRGPAGEAWERTLDRWWAHWLKDEDTGVMDDDPVTVVRGGRSAAEGTMETYAEWPVPAAEPATVRLGSGGGTTGAATTGEPGAGFESLVDDPSTAAADLVAADESPHRLRYETPPLTESVHVSGRVVPSLSLSLDDPTVVSVALVEYGPYSADIVTRGWADPLNRPSYRDYDTPLAYRQSLRESAPLPDDGRVRAEFPLQATDHVFEADSRIGLVVYGSDSEFTLHPPGNPTVEVSLADSAVELPVAGGESALAGAFADEATDTATATATGSPAETTTGIDSPTATVPTERRNGTIDGTAASTVSPGGDATTEGTTSGDGPGFGVGAALAALGGLGGLVRRGSNGED, from the coding sequence ATGACGGACCAGTCGAACGCGAGCGACGGCGAGGGCGCCGCCGGGACGGCGTCGACGGGATCGGTGTCCAGACGACGGCTGCTGGCGTCGGTGACGACGGCGGTCGGCGCGAGCGCGGTCGCCGGGCGTGCGTACGCGACGCCGGTCGGCGGCGCCGACGGGACCGCCGACACCGGCGCGGCGATCCGCGAAGAGGCCTGGGTCGAGACGGGCGTCGACACGGACGGCGACGGGACCCCCGACCGGATCCACGTCAGGGTGTCGTACCCCGAGGGGGCGACCGACGGCGATCGACCGCCCGTGATCGCGGTCGCGAGCCCGTATCACGGCGAGCAGACCCACGGCGACGCGACCACGGCGATGTACTACGACCGGTCGGTCGCGCCCACACCGGACGACGCCAGCGGCACCGACGGCGGTACGGCGACGGCCACGAGCGAGGCGGCGACGCTCGGCGACCCGACGGCCGCCGGTGGGCCGAGCCCCGCTCACTCGCCTCTCGGTGACGCGGCGAACCCTCACCGGCGGACCGAACGGCGGTACCTCCCCCAGGGGTACGCCGTCGCGCGGGTGTCCTCGCTCGGGACGGCCCGCTCGACCGGCTGTTACACCGCCGCGGGGCCGCCGACGGTCGCCGCGCTCGAATCCGTGGTCGACTGGTTCAACGGCCGCGCGACCGCCTACGACGCGCCGGAGGGCGGGAAGCGAGTCGCGGCCGAGTGGACCAACGGCCGGACGGGGATGATCGGCGCGTCGGCACTGGGCGAACTCGCAAACGGCACGGCGACGACCGGCGTCGAGGGCCTCGAGACGATCGTCCCCCAATCGGCCAACGTCGGCCAGTACGGCCTGTTCCGCTCGAACGGGACGCCGATCTCGGTCGTCCCCGACGCCACCGAGGGGATGACCGACATCGGCACGTGGATCCAGGCCAGCAACGCGCTGCGCGACGACTGCGACCGCTGGACCGACCGCGCCGAGGCCGGACAGGATCTGGCGACCGGCGACTACAACGACTTCTGGCACGAGCGAACCTACCTCGCCGACGCCGACGCGGTCGACTGTTCGGTCCTGATCGCCCACGCGGTCGACGACCCGATCGTCAAGCCGAACAACGCCGCCGACTGGTACGAGACGCTCGCGGCCCGCGACCTGGCGCTGAAGCTCTGGCTCTACGAGGGCGGCCACAGGGGCCCCGCCGGCGAGGCGTGGGAGCGGACCCTCGACCGCTGGTGGGCCCACTGGCTCAAAGACGAGGACACCGGCGTGATGGACGACGACCCGGTCACCGTCGTCCGCGGCGGTCGGTCGGCCGCCGAGGGGACGATGGAGACCTACGCCGAGTGGCCGGTCCCGGCAGCCGAGCCCGCGACCGTCCGGTTGGGGTCCGGCGGTGGGACGACCGGCGCCGCGACGACGGGTGAGCCGGGCGCCGGGTTCGAATCGCTGGTCGACGACCCCTCGACCGCGGCGGCGGACCTGGTCGCCGCCGACGAGTCGCCCCACCGCCTGCGCTACGAGACGCCGCCGCTCACCGAGTCGGTCCACGTCAGCGGTCGAGTCGTCCCGTCGCTGTCGCTGTCGCTCGACGACCCGACCGTCGTCAGCGTCGCGCTCGTCGAATACGGCCCGTACTCGGCCGACATCGTGACGCGCGGCTGGGCGGACCCGCTGAACCGGCCGTCCTACCGCGACTACGACACGCCGCTCGCCTACCGCCAGTCGCTCCGGGAGTCCGCCCCGCTGCCCGACGACGGGCGCGTTCGGGCCGAGTTCCCGCTCCAGGCGACCGACCACGTCTTCGAGGCCGACTCGCGGATCGGCCTGGTCGTCTACGGGAGCGACAGCGAGTTCACGCTCCACCCGCCCGGGAACCCGACGGTCGAGGTGTCGCTGGCCGACAGCGCCGTCGAGTTGCCCGTCGCCGGTGGGGAGTCGGCGCTCGCCGGCGCGTTCGCCGACGAAGCGACGGACACCGCGACCGCGACGGCGACCGGATCGCCGGCCGAGACGACGACAGGCATCGACTCGCCGACCGCGACCGTCCCCACGGAGCGGCGGAACGGGACCATCGACGGGACGGCCGCGTCCACCGTGAGTCCGGGCGGTGACGCGACGACGGAGGGGACCACGAGCGGCGACGGTCCGGGTTTCGGTGTCGGCGCCGCGCTGGCCGCCCTCGGCGGGCTGGGCGGGCTGGTACGGCGCGGTTCGAACGGCGAGGACTGA
- a CDS encoding DUF7089 family protein, which produces MFTDRDLSADIAAVRDEHAPDALVLDCARDFETLPAAQAEDLALVTDALDPRSYPDEWVPVDAPELLRRYASDELTVGAPGDGGVAWTHQTRPPTVLVKPRLAGSPDAFVEFLVAEALVQVGLDRPEHFLGCFGERYRDLAEAAEGRLDPSGTYQLAAALYDAYLGLHTREVFADWTDDHPDLSDAWVDAGERLEPRLADLSTELARGETGFGDAAELACAAVKHGREPPTPFGALETEAYREYGADYAVRWAEKTFERLD; this is translated from the coding sequence ATGTTCACCGACCGCGACCTCTCGGCGGACATCGCCGCCGTCCGTGACGAGCACGCGCCCGACGCGCTCGTGCTCGATTGCGCGCGCGACTTCGAGACGCTGCCGGCCGCCCAGGCGGAGGACCTCGCGCTGGTCACCGACGCGCTCGACCCGCGCTCGTACCCCGACGAGTGGGTGCCGGTCGACGCCCCCGAACTGCTCCGGCGGTACGCGAGCGACGAGCTGACCGTCGGCGCACCCGGCGACGGCGGCGTCGCCTGGACGCACCAGACCCGGCCGCCGACCGTTCTCGTCAAGCCCCGCCTGGCGGGGTCACCCGACGCCTTCGTGGAGTTCCTGGTCGCCGAGGCGCTCGTCCAGGTCGGTCTCGACCGACCGGAGCACTTCCTCGGCTGCTTCGGCGAGCGCTACCGCGACCTCGCCGAAGCAGCCGAGGGGCGGCTGGACCCGTCGGGTACCTATCAGCTCGCCGCAGCGCTGTACGACGCCTATCTGGGCCTCCACACCCGTGAGGTGTTCGCCGACTGGACCGACGACCACCCCGACCTCTCCGACGCGTGGGTCGACGCCGGCGAGCGACTCGAACCCCGACTCGCCGACCTCTCGACGGAACTCGCACGCGGCGAGACGGGCTTCGGCGACGCCGCCGAGCTGGCTTGCGCCGCGGTCAAACACGGGCGGGAACCCCCCACGCCGTTCGGCGCGCTCGAGACCGAGGCGTACCGCGAGTACGGCGCCGACTACGCCGTTCGGTGGGCCGAGAAAACTTTCGAACGACTGGACTGA
- a CDS encoding MATE family efflux transporter: MAVRRRIRNALFAFPALLDRLGIADREKAGEAFDLALPVMVTGALRVLLRVADFLMVGIALGDAAIAGLELGFQYYFVGFGLSLAVSSGTISVVSRLQGADRPDRANLAVKQSLWLALAISLPLTAVAWVYAEPLVGLLTSDAAAVDYGATYLSIVMLSMAPRFWSMVASRALAGSADTRTPMYVRLTTLPTNVALNAALIFGLGPAPALGIAGAAIGTAAANTLAAAVFLALLVSGRYAVTLDLAGRQLDLGLVREILRVGVPLSGMRLLQTFGRFPFLFVLGQLGVGAVAAYAIGRRVILLALMPAWGYSTAASTLVGQYLGSGDERDAADYGWQTLRIALATQLIVAVALVVAARPVAAAFGTDEIDLTVRFIRVFGLSVAGFSISRTMRGSLRGAGDTRWPLYGTILGTYVVRLPVASLALPAGFAVTVLGVSVPLGADLGYTAVFVAIVADFYVKAAVNTGRFWSGKWRDVARASGVGASADD, translated from the coding sequence ATGGCCGTCCGACGACGGATCCGGAACGCCCTCTTCGCCTTTCCCGCGCTACTGGACAGGCTCGGGATCGCCGACCGCGAGAAAGCGGGCGAGGCGTTCGACCTGGCGCTGCCGGTGATGGTCACGGGGGCGCTGCGCGTGCTCTTGCGCGTCGCCGACTTCCTGATGGTCGGGATCGCGCTGGGCGACGCCGCCATCGCCGGCCTCGAACTCGGCTTCCAGTACTACTTCGTCGGGTTCGGCCTCTCGCTGGCGGTCTCCTCGGGGACCATCAGTGTCGTCTCGCGCTTGCAGGGCGCCGACCGGCCCGACCGGGCGAACCTGGCGGTCAAGCAGTCGCTGTGGCTGGCGCTCGCGATATCGCTGCCGCTGACGGCGGTCGCGTGGGTGTACGCCGAACCGCTGGTCGGGCTGTTGACGAGCGACGCCGCCGCCGTCGACTACGGGGCGACCTACCTGTCGATCGTCATGCTGTCGATGGCGCCGCGGTTCTGGTCGATGGTCGCCTCGCGGGCGCTCGCGGGCAGCGCCGACACCCGGACGCCGATGTACGTCCGGCTGACGACGCTGCCGACGAACGTCGCCCTCAACGCCGCGCTCATCTTCGGCCTCGGCCCCGCGCCGGCACTGGGCATCGCCGGCGCGGCCATCGGCACCGCCGCCGCCAACACGCTCGCCGCCGCGGTCTTCCTCGCGCTGTTGGTCTCGGGCCGCTACGCCGTGACGCTCGATCTCGCCGGGCGACAGCTCGACCTCGGGCTCGTACGAGAGATCCTCCGCGTCGGCGTCCCGCTGTCGGGGATGCGACTGCTGCAGACGTTCGGCCGGTTCCCGTTCCTGTTCGTCCTCGGCCAGCTCGGCGTCGGCGCGGTCGCCGCATACGCCATCGGGCGCCGGGTCATCCTCCTGGCGCTGATGCCCGCGTGGGGCTACTCGACGGCGGCGTCGACGCTCGTCGGCCAGTATCTCGGGTCGGGTGACGAGCGAGACGCCGCCGACTACGGCTGGCAGACACTGCGGATCGCCCTCGCCACACAGCTGATCGTCGCCGTCGCGCTCGTCGTCGCGGCCCGGCCGGTCGCCGCCGCCTTCGGTACCGACGAGATCGACCTGACGGTGCGGTTCATCCGGGTGTTCGGGCTCTCGGTCGCCGGCTTCTCGATATCGCGGACGATGCGGGGCAGCCTCCGGGGCGCCGGCGACACCCGCTGGCCGCTGTACGGGACGATACTGGGAACGTACGTCGTTCGGCTCCCCGTGGCGTCGCTGGCGCTCCCCGCGGGGTTCGCCGTCACCGTCCTCGGTGTGTCGGTCCCGCTCGGAGCGGATCTGGGCTACACGGCCGTGTTCGTCGCTATCGTCGCCGACTTCTACGTGAAGGCGGCGGTCAACACCGGCCGATTCTGGTCCGGCAAGTGGCGCGACGTGGCCCGCGCGTCCGGTGTCGGCGCCAGTGCCGACGACTGA
- a CDS encoding CPBP family intramembrane glutamic endopeptidase gives MTDGTGLRGLFWNDRERRPRALPRLGLALFLFVVGGVGGALASSALVALAPSTAGATLTALVSVAARTLQIAGFVAGILAAARLVDRRRLSDLGLGRSPAWWADLAFGLALGVALPGLVFAVELAAGLLRVTGTVVTRADPSVAIGPSVAPALAFALVSVYFVGVGVFEELLFRGYLLTNVAEGLAGWRGIGLGGAFAGATVVSGLAFGVGHGANPNVTALALVNIALFGGLFAASYLLTGRIATAIGLHVTWNVSIASVFGFPVSGFTTPVTVVAVEQSGPTVLTGGSFGPEGGLVALGALVVGFGALAGWVRWREGELRWHESVARPALRGAAGDDIATTTRDDPEPTDESATE, from the coding sequence ATGACGGACGGCACCGGTCTCCGCGGCCTGTTCTGGAACGACCGCGAGCGCCGCCCCCGGGCGCTCCCGCGGCTCGGCCTCGCGCTCTTTCTCTTCGTAGTCGGCGGCGTCGGGGGCGCGCTCGCGTCGTCGGCGCTGGTCGCACTCGCGCCGAGTACCGCCGGGGCGACGCTGACCGCGCTCGTCTCCGTCGCCGCTCGCACGCTCCAGATCGCCGGCTTCGTCGCGGGCATCCTCGCCGCCGCCCGGCTGGTCGACCGGCGCCGGCTCTCGGATCTGGGGCTCGGTCGCTCGCCCGCGTGGTGGGCGGATCTGGCTTTCGGGCTCGCGCTCGGCGTCGCACTCCCCGGGCTGGTGTTCGCGGTCGAACTCGCAGCCGGCTTGCTCCGGGTGACCGGGACCGTCGTCACCAGGGCAGACCCCTCGGTGGCTATCGGGCCGAGCGTCGCGCCGGCGCTGGCGTTCGCGCTCGTCTCCGTCTACTTCGTCGGCGTCGGCGTCTTCGAGGAGTTGCTCTTCCGCGGGTACCTCCTGACGAACGTCGCCGAGGGACTCGCCGGCTGGCGCGGGATCGGTCTCGGCGGCGCCTTCGCCGGCGCGACGGTCGTCTCCGGCCTCGCCTTCGGCGTCGGCCACGGGGCGAACCCGAACGTCACCGCCCTCGCGCTGGTCAACATCGCGCTGTTCGGCGGCCTGTTCGCCGCGAGCTACCTCCTGACCGGTCGCATCGCGACCGCTATCGGCCTCCACGTCACCTGGAACGTCTCGATCGCTTCCGTGTTCGGCTTTCCGGTCAGCGGCTTCACGACGCCCGTGACCGTCGTCGCCGTCGAGCAGTCCGGCCCGACGGTCCTGACCGGCGGCTCGTTCGGCCCCGAGGGCGGCCTCGTCGCGCTCGGTGCGCTCGTCGTCGGATTCGGCGCGCTGGCCGGCTGGGTCCGGTGGCGCGAGGGCGAACTGCGGTGGCACGAGTCGGTCGCCCGGCCGGCGCTGCGGGGCGCTGCGGGCGACGATATAGCGACCACGACCCGGGACGACCCCGAACCCACCGACGAGTCGGCGACCGAGTAG
- the hmgA gene encoding hydroxymethylglutaryl-CoA reductase (NADPH), with translation MTDDTDADAGETVTDGDGADPETLADRVVDGDLRLYELDEHADAETAATARRLVVERDTGVDLTSTGDYTFAAESADSNVENLVGGTQLPVGVAGPVAVHGDAADGDFYLPIATTEGALVASVNRGCSAISAAGGATVRVTKRGMTRAPVFRVDGVAEGAEVAQWVADNEERLADAAEETTSHGRLQSVTPYVVGDSVFLRFSYDTGDANGMNMATIATRAAAELVEAETPASLVALSGNLCTDKKPAAINSVEGRGHTVTADVTIPREVVEERFGTTPEAIEEANTRKNLIGSAKAGSLGFNAQAANVVAGVFLATGQDEAHVVEGSNCITTVEARDDELYASVNLASLQVGTVGGGTDLATQSEMLDVIGFAGGGDPVGSNSDGLAEVIAAGALAGELSLVSALASRHLSSAHEELGR, from the coding sequence ATGACCGACGACACCGACGCCGACGCTGGCGAGACGGTCACCGACGGGGACGGCGCCGACCCCGAAACGCTGGCCGACCGCGTCGTCGACGGCGACCTACGGCTCTACGAACTCGACGAGCACGCCGACGCCGAAACCGCGGCGACCGCCCGGCGGCTGGTCGTCGAACGCGACACCGGCGTCGACCTCACGTCGACCGGCGACTACACCTTCGCCGCCGAATCGGCCGACTCGAACGTCGAGAACCTCGTCGGCGGGACCCAACTGCCAGTGGGCGTCGCGGGGCCGGTAGCGGTCCACGGCGACGCCGCCGACGGCGACTTCTACCTCCCGATCGCCACCACCGAAGGCGCGCTCGTCGCGAGCGTGAATCGCGGCTGTTCTGCCATCTCTGCCGCCGGGGGCGCGACCGTTCGAGTCACCAAACGCGGGATGACCCGCGCGCCCGTCTTCCGCGTCGACGGGGTGGCCGAGGGCGCCGAGGTCGCCCAGTGGGTCGCGGACAACGAGGAGCGACTCGCCGACGCCGCCGAGGAGACGACGAGCCACGGGCGGCTCCAGTCGGTAACGCCCTACGTCGTCGGCGACTCCGTCTTCCTGCGCTTCTCCTACGACACGGGCGACGCCAACGGGATGAACATGGCGACCATCGCGACCCGCGCCGCCGCGGAACTGGTCGAAGCGGAGACGCCCGCCTCGCTCGTCGCGCTGTCGGGCAACCTCTGCACGGACAAGAAGCCCGCCGCGATCAATTCCGTCGAAGGACGGGGTCACACCGTGACGGCCGACGTGACCATCCCGCGCGAGGTCGTCGAGGAGCGGTTCGGTACGACGCCGGAGGCCATCGAGGAAGCCAACACCCGCAAGAACCTGATCGGCAGCGCCAAGGCCGGGAGCCTGGGGTTCAACGCCCAGGCGGCCAACGTCGTCGCCGGCGTCTTCCTCGCCACCGGCCAGGACGAGGCCCACGTCGTCGAAGGGAGCAACTGTATTACGACCGTCGAGGCCCGCGACGACGAGCTGTACGCCAGCGTCAACCTCGCCAGCCTGCAGGTCGGGACCGTCGGCGGCGGCACGGATCTCGCGACCCAGTCGGAGATGCTCGACGTGATCGGCTTCGCCGGCGGCGGCGACCCGGTCGGCTCGAACAGCGACGGGCTCGCGGAAGTCATCGCCGCCGGCGCGCTCGCGGGCGAACTCTCGCTGGTCTCGGCGCTGGCCTCCCGGCACCTCTCCAGCGCCCACGAGGAACTGGGCCGGTGA